The genomic segment CGGCGACAACTCTGACAGCGAAGTTGTTGGGGTTTACGAAGAGTCGTTCAGCGCCAAAGAACCTGGCCGCCCACAGTTCGGTGAGATGCTCGCTCAGATCGCAAAGGCGCAGCTCTCGAAATCATCGCGTGCTGCCACGCGCCACTAGCTTCGGTGGTCAGCCTGCCACAAGCGAACGACGCTAAGTTGTATCGCTGAGAACGAAAGCCGAGCACCTACCAGTAATGGTGGGCAGTTAAACCACAGCCGACGTCTAACTGGTCACTCAGGCCGTATGGATGTATGTGGGAGAGACCAGAGTGGCCAGACTCGCACGCATTCGTTGCATCAACAAGACCGAAAGGACGAATCCCCACGAGAGGGTTAGAAGTGTCGGCGGCGTATATCGAAAGCGACGAATGAGAGTTCTATATCGAAGAAAACGGCCGCAGGGTCGATGGTGTGGCCCGCGCACAACGGGCACGAGCACATCAAGACGATGGCCCCGCCTCTGAGGCCCTAATGCAGACAAGCCGAGGCTGAGCTCGGCGTGAGCACGTTTACTGAGTATTCTGCGGCGATTTCTCGCTCGATTGTATTTTCGGCTCTGCGCATGCCTGACGCAAGTTTATCAACCAGCTTTAGCGGTTTTCACCGCGGCGCCTCTTACACCCTCGAACGCGAAAGCATCGACCGCTGGAATTACTCATTCTCGTTCGCCAACAAGGTAAAGTCCGGTACGGTCCAAACGAGGCTTGGACTCCTCGCAGTCCGACGCGTTCGGATGATCATTGACCGAGCACTGAAGAACGGGTGAGAGGCGGAGCGCGCCAGACGCGGCACGGTCTGCCGCGATCGGCACATATGCGTCCAAGCTCTTCGAGTCGTTCGGGTGCGACTTCGCTTTTGAAACAGTTGCGGCGCCTGCCAAAGCTTGTAGGGCGCCAGCCATTTAGCGCGCGTGAGACGCTAATTCTGCTGTGCGAGCGAGCGATCTCGCTTCAGAATCACCGCCGCATCGAGTTGGGCGCCACGAACTCCGAACAAGAAAAGAAATGGGAAGGGCCTCGGCCTTTCTCGAAGCTGTGATCGCGCCTAGAGTAGGTTGGCTACGTCCTTAATTGCGCGCTGCTGTACGTGAAAAGGTGGCGCTGCGTCGTTGGGGACAAATACCGCGCCTTTCTGCTGCTGGGCTACTCCTCGCGTCACTTGTAACGAACTGCCGACGTGCGCAGCAAGCGCCGCCGCACGCGACAGCCACCTCTTCAATCGAGACAAGTTTACGCACCCGCCGCTGATTCCAGAGTAACCTTAAGGTCAGATAGGGCTACAAGCTGCCACTGCTGATTGTCTCCGCCGTGTTTCGGATATAGCTGAATTGTGTTGCCTTCTTTCTTCACACCCCCATGGTTGTCGATGCAGAACCGCTCGTTTAGCGCGGCGAGAATAAGGCCTGTGTTGCCGGAAATTTCCCAATGTTGGGTAGCATCTGAAGCGTTGTAGAACTTGAGCAAGAGCGGAACCTCTTGTGCAATTTTGCCGTCCTTTGGCGCGATTGCTAGTTGTCCTCCTGAATTCAACCTGATGGCACCGTTGTCAAAGTTGATGTCCCAAAGGATATATTTAAGGCTGGAGGTCACCTTGCGAAGTACAACACGGGCATTTTCATGCTTCTCCTCCACTCCGAGCACGAAGTTTGGGTCGCTCGCGTACTTGATGAGAAAGCTCGACATCTTTCACTCCTTTCGAGCTATAACGAAGGCAATTTGCCCTTGATCGTGTATCGATCCCAGGCCATTTGGGCCTCGCCATATTTGCAGCAATAAGCGTGCCACCACAAAACTCATCAAGCTGCTGGTTGAAAAGCGCGACGCTCGTTCGTTGATGTGAAAGCGCTCGTATGCCTGCTTTTCAGCAGGTCGGCGACCGCACGCACAGGTTGGGTTCACGACATGCATGTCGTAAGGCGGACAGGCCGAACACGGCAGACCGGAGCATCGACGGCTGAGCTGCGCACCCTCGTTTTTTCGTTCGAGAAGCATGTGGTTGTTGCGATACTCGGCGTTGATGAGACCTTCAGAGGACTTTGGGCGCGCGATCATTCCTCGATGTTTCAGCAACTGCGTTCCATCTTTGCGAAGTTGCTCGGCTTCGAAGCGGAACGAGCAGCCATAAAAATGCTGATCGCCGTGATATGGTCAACCGTCCTTCACCGGGACTACATAACGCCGTCGAAGAAATAGAATGCGCGACGCGGGCAGCTTCGACGTCAGCCTTGAGGCCCAGGCGGCCCAACCAATCCAGGTAGGTGCCGGGGAGACTTTTCGCCGATACAACTCGGCGGCATCCTGTGGGCTGGACTTCGCCCACGGGAAGCGAGGGCGGTCAGTTTTGCAGTTCAAGGCTGCAGCGAGCATGGCGAGAGGGGCGCGTGCTCACCATCCCCGGAGTTCACAAAGAATGGTGACCTTGCCCCCGGGGCTTAATCCAGTTTGAAGTTCGTTCTGGCCCACGACGAGGACCAGAGCATGAAGCGTAGCCGCTTTACGGAAGAGCAGATTATCGGGATCTTGAAGGAGCACGAGGTCGGGATTATAACTACACACGACCGCACTCACAGCTCGGATGGAAGACACCCTCCGAGTTCGCCTTCACCTGCCACCCGCGCCGGGATCTGGCGCTGCGCTATGCCGATGGCTCCGCGCCAGCTCCCGTCGCCACCACCGCCCAACTGGGCAAATCCAATGGCTTGAACGAACTCAGAACTGGATAAAATCTGGGGGCAAGGTCACATCTACCATGCGTTTAAGTCATGCGGGCTCGAGTTTCACGCAATCGAGTATGCCTAACAATTCCTGAGCCTCCTCGGCATAAAATGTCGGGATTTGGTGATCTGCCGGGCTCAAAGACTGATCGGCCGCACGGGCCTGATTGGCTGCAAGCACCGCAAGCGCTTGCGACCGCAGTGACGCGGCTCGAATATGTGCATCCGTTGGCCCTATGGTTGAAGCTAGCGGGCACGTGGCTCGGCGCTCGATGAGAGAGAAGAAGCGCTGTCCCTACCACGAGCCGCTAACTCCCACACAGCCAGCCTCAGCGGCGGAAGAAGCTGACGTGGGATACATCCATCGGAAAAAGCTGCGGCACAACTACCAGAATCGGTCGGCCCCACGTCTTCAGACACTCTCTAAGCTGGTCCGACAGCTTGCCGAAATGGGAGACTGATCTTCCCCCGAAAAAGTGAACGGGTTAAGCGGCTTTTAGCTCCATTTCCATCGGCGCGACATATCCGATCGCGGAATGGAGGCGGGTTCGGTTGTAGAAGGCCTCGATGAAGGCAAAGATATCGCGCTGGACCTCGGCACGGGTGTTGTAGTCGCG from the Bradyrhizobium sp. WBAH42 genome contains:
- a CDS encoding RICIN domain-containing protein, with translation MSSFLIKYASDPNFVLGVEEKHENARVVLRKVTSSLKYILWDINFDNGAIRLNSGGQLAIAPKDGKIAQEVPLLLKFYNASDATQHWEISGNTGLILAALNERFCIDNHGGVKKEGNTIQLYPKHGGDNQQWQLVALSDLKVTLESAAGA